Proteins from a single region of Streptococcus oralis:
- a CDS encoding energy-coupling factor transporter transmembrane component T yields the protein MIKVATKTPVISLFFLILSLETSFIPSIALNLSVAAFCILFLLYHRRFKMLAWMIVLAILPSLANYWAIQLHGDASQAIMLGTRAFVTVCIGLVFVSSISLKELLLYLAQKGLSRSWAYALIVVFNAFPLIQQEIKSLKEACLLRGQKLHVWSPLIYSKVLMTVFRWRHLYLRALSAHGYDEHAQLENSYRTFYISQRTKLIYLLFFLLLQTSLFL from the coding sequence ATGATCAAAGTAGCAACCAAGACACCAGTTATCAGCCTCTTCTTTCTAATTTTATCTTTGGAAACATCCTTCATTCCTTCGATTGCTCTTAATCTTTCGGTAGCCGCATTTTGCATACTCTTTTTGCTCTATCACCGTCGATTTAAAATGTTGGCTTGGATGATTGTGCTCGCCATTTTACCATCTTTGGCTAATTACTGGGCAATTCAGTTACATGGGGATGCTTCGCAGGCAATCATGCTTGGAACGAGGGCCTTTGTGACGGTTTGTATCGGTCTTGTCTTTGTTTCCAGTATTTCTCTAAAAGAGCTTCTCTTGTACTTGGCTCAAAAGGGGTTATCGCGTTCTTGGGCCTATGCCTTAATTGTGGTATTCAATGCCTTTCCCCTCATTCAGCAGGAAATCAAGTCTCTCAAGGAAGCATGCTTACTGCGTGGCCAAAAACTGCATGTTTGGTCTCCCTTGATTTACAGCAAGGTTCTGATGACGGTCTTTAGATGGCGCCATCTCTACCTGAGAGCTCTATCTGCGCACGGATATGACGAGCATGCACAGTTGGAGAATAGCTATCGGACTTTTTACATTTCCCAGAGGACAAAATTGATCTACCTACTTTTCTTTTTATTGCTTCAAACCAGTTTATTTTTATAA
- a CDS encoding ATP-binding cassette domain-containing protein yields MGLELRGIQSPIFSEPIDFTFHGQAFTLLVGSSGSGKSSLFQVIAQVSSLPYSGQVLIDGSEVSQLSIVERVQTVGILFQNPNHQFTMENLFEELVFTLENVGHPFQEIDSKIAEVVGQCRCEPILHRPIHHLSGGEKQKAALAVLFAMNPRVYLLDEPFASIDRKSRIEILEILKELALDGKIVILCDHDLTDYGAYIDHMVELRDEQLREINKIPTSEMTQVSSKEVASSPELFHMDRVTCELGNRPLFSLADFTIYQGISCILGDNGVGKSTLFRSILQFQKYKGRITWKGTVLKKKKSLYRDLTGVVQEAEKQFIRVSLREELQLDSPDSERNQRILQALRYFNLEKALDKSPYQLSGGQQKILQLLTILTSKASVILLDEPFAGLDDRACHYFCQWMLEDRNQGRSFLIISHRLDPLISVVDYWIEMTSEGLSHLQEVTISKPLPSLNNDTLGEVR; encoded by the coding sequence ATGGGCCTGGAATTAAGAGGGATTCAATCCCCAATATTTTCGGAACCGATTGATTTTACTTTTCATGGGCAAGCTTTTACCTTGTTAGTTGGGAGCAGTGGTTCAGGAAAATCCAGCCTCTTTCAAGTCATTGCTCAAGTTAGTTCTCTTCCCTATAGTGGTCAAGTCCTGATAGATGGGAGTGAGGTCAGTCAGCTTTCTATCGTCGAACGTGTCCAGACAGTTGGGATTCTCTTTCAAAATCCCAATCATCAATTTACCATGGAGAACTTGTTTGAGGAACTGGTTTTTACCTTGGAGAATGTCGGGCATCCCTTTCAGGAAATTGATTCTAAAATAGCAGAGGTGGTTGGGCAATGTCGTTGCGAGCCAATCTTGCACCGTCCTATTCATCACCTATCAGGTGGGGAAAAGCAAAAGGCTGCTCTGGCTGTTCTCTTTGCCATGAATCCTAGGGTCTATCTCTTGGATGAGCCCTTCGCTTCCATTGACCGCAAGAGCAGAATCGAGATATTGGAGATTCTAAAAGAGTTGGCTCTTGATGGGAAGATAGTCATCCTGTGCGATCATGATTTAACGGACTATGGAGCCTACATTGACCATATGGTGGAGCTGAGAGACGAGCAACTAAGGGAAATAAATAAAATCCCAACCTCTGAGATGACACAGGTTTCTTCAAAAGAAGTTGCCTCTAGTCCAGAATTATTCCATATGGACCGTGTGACCTGTGAGCTGGGGAATCGCCCCCTCTTTTCGCTTGCGGATTTTACTATCTACCAAGGAATTTCCTGTATCTTGGGTGACAATGGTGTCGGGAAATCAACCCTCTTTCGCTCTATTCTTCAATTTCAAAAGTATAAGGGGCGAATTACTTGGAAGGGGACAGTCCTGAAAAAGAAAAAGAGTTTGTATCGTGATCTGACCGGTGTTGTTCAGGAAGCTGAAAAGCAATTTATCCGAGTCAGTCTGAGAGAGGAACTGCAATTAGATAGTCCAGACTCTGAAAGAAATCAGCGGATTCTCCAAGCTTTACGATATTTTAATCTGGAGAAAGCGCTTGATAAGAGTCCCTATCAATTAAGTGGTGGCCAACAAAAGATTCTTCAGCTATTGACCATCTTGACCAGTAAGGCTTCTGTGATCTTGCTAGATGAACCCTTTGCTGGTTTGGATGATAGAGCTTGCCATTATTTTTGTCAGTGGATGTTGGAGGATAGAAATCAGGGAAGAAGTTTTTTGATTATTAGCCATCGTTTAGATCCTTTGATTTCTGTGGTCGATTATTGGATCGAGATGACTAGTGAGGGGCTCAGCCACCTTCAAGAAGTGACTATCAGCAAACCTCTCCCATCTCTGAATAATGATACTCTAGGGGAGGTGAGGTAG
- a CDS encoding ECF transporter S component translates to MLKKWQLKDVILLAFLSIFFGGVFVGSGYLFDILTLILAPLGLQAFANEILFGLWCMAAPIAAIFVPRVGSATIGEILAALAEVLYGSQFGLGALLSGLVQGLGSEFGFLVTKNRYKSWLSLTANSIGITLFSFVYEYIKLGYYAFSLPFVLSLLVVRFISVFFFCTILVRAIVKLYHQFAAGGKA, encoded by the coding sequence ATGTTGAAAAAATGGCAATTAAAAGATGTTATCTTGCTTGCTTTCTTGTCTATCTTTTTTGGTGGCGTTTTTGTGGGTTCAGGCTATCTGTTTGATATCCTCACCCTGATTTTAGCCCCTCTTGGTTTGCAGGCCTTTGCCAATGAAATCCTCTTTGGCCTCTGGTGTATGGCTGCGCCCATTGCAGCTATCTTTGTTCCAAGAGTCGGAAGTGCAACGATTGGAGAAATACTCGCTGCGCTTGCTGAAGTCCTATATGGTAGCCAATTCGGTCTAGGCGCTCTTTTGTCTGGCTTGGTTCAAGGTTTGGGAAGTGAATTTGGCTTTCTTGTGACCAAGAATCGTTATAAAAGTTGGCTTTCTCTAACTGCTAATAGTATTGGGATTACCCTTTTTAGCTTTGTCTATGAATACATTAAATTAGGTTACTATGCCTTTTCTCTTCCTTTTGTCCTTTCCTTGCTGGTGGTGCGTTTTATTTCCGTCTTTTTCTTCTGTACCATCTTGGTTCGTGCCATTGTCAAACTCTATCATCAGTTTGCAGCTGGAGGAAAGGCATAG
- the lctO gene encoding L-lactate oxidase gives MSYKTSNAEGPVDFINAYDLEPMAQQVIPKAAFGYIASGAEDTFTLRENIRAFNHKLIVPHTLCDVENPSTEIEFAGEKLSSPIIMAPVAAHKLANEQGEVATARGVHEFGSLYTTSSYSTVDLPEITEALQGTPHWFQFYFSKDDGINRHIMDRVKAEGYKAIVLTADATVGGNREVDKRNGFVFPVGMPIVEEYLPEGAGKSMDFVYKSAKQRLSPRDVEFIAAYSGLPVYVKGPQCREDVERSLAAGASGIWVTNHGGRQIDGGPASFDSLQEVAEAVDKRVPIVFDSGVRRGQHVFKALASGADLVAIGRPVIYGLALGGSVGVRQVFEHLNAELKTVMQLSGTQTIEDVKHFKLRHNPYNPTFPVDPRDLKLY, from the coding sequence ATGTCATATAAAACAAGCAATGCAGAAGGACCTGTAGATTTTATTAACGCTTATGATTTGGAGCCAATGGCTCAACAAGTCATTCCTAAAGCTGCCTTTGGTTATATCGCTAGTGGAGCAGAGGATACTTTCACTTTACGCGAGAACATCCGTGCCTTTAACCATAAACTCATCGTTCCTCATACGCTTTGTGATGTTGAAAATCCAAGTACAGAGATTGAATTTGCAGGTGAAAAATTATCTTCACCAATTATTATGGCGCCTGTTGCGGCTCATAAATTGGCAAATGAGCAGGGGGAAGTAGCTACTGCGCGTGGTGTGCATGAATTTGGTTCTCTTTATACAACCAGCTCTTACTCTACTGTCGACCTTCCAGAAATTACAGAAGCCCTTCAAGGAACACCTCATTGGTTCCAATTTTACTTTAGTAAAGATGACGGGATCAATCGCCACATCATGGACCGTGTGAAGGCTGAAGGCTACAAAGCGATTGTCTTGACGGCGGATGCAACTGTAGGAGGCAATCGTGAGGTTGATAAGCGCAATGGATTCGTCTTCCCAGTTGGCATGCCGATTGTTGAAGAATACCTTCCAGAAGGTGCTGGAAAATCAATGGACTTTGTTTACAAGTCAGCTAAACAACGCTTGTCTCCACGTGATGTCGAATTTATCGCTGCATACTCAGGTCTTCCTGTGTATGTCAAGGGGCCACAATGCCGTGAAGACGTTGAGCGCTCTCTTGCTGCGGGAGCTTCTGGTATCTGGGTAACCAATCACGGTGGCCGCCAAATCGACGGTGGACCAGCATCCTTTGACTCACTTCAAGAAGTGGCTGAAGCAGTTGATAAACGTGTGCCAATTGTCTTTGACTCTGGTGTTCGTCGCGGTCAACACGTCTTTAAAGCCTTGGCTTCAGGAGCAGACTTGGTAGCTATTGGCCGCCCTGTGATCTATGGTTTGGCTCTCGGTGGTAGTGTTGGTGTGCGTCAAGTCTTTGAGCACTTGAATGCAGAATTGAAGACAGTCATGCAATTATCTGGAACTCAGACTATTGAGGATGTCAAACACTTCAAACTCCGTCATAACCCATACAACCCAACCTTCCCAGTCGATCCTCGTGATTTGAAATTGTATTGA
- the pyrE gene encoding orotate phosphoribosyltransferase, producing the protein MTLAKDIASHLLKIQAVYLKPEEPFTWASGIKSPIYTDNRVTLAYPETRTLIENGFVEAIKAEFPEVEVIAGTATAGIPHGAIIADKMNLPFAYIRSKPKDHGAGNQIEGRVAQGQKMVVVEDLISTGGSVLEAVAAAKREGADVLGVVAIFSYQLPKADKNFSDAGVKLVTLSNYSELIHLAQEEGYITPEGLDLLKRFKEDQENWQNA; encoded by the coding sequence ATGACACTTGCTAAAGATATCGCTAGCCACCTCTTGAAAATCCAAGCCGTTTACCTCAAACCAGAGGAACCTTTCACTTGGGCATCAGGTATCAAGTCACCGATTTATACTGACAACCGTGTGACGCTTGCTTACCCAGAAACTCGTACCTTGATTGAGAATGGTTTTGTGGAAGCTATTAAAGCAGAATTTCCAGAAGTAGAAGTGATTGCAGGAACTGCGACAGCAGGAATTCCACACGGAGCTATCATTGCTGACAAGATGAACTTGCCTTTTGCCTACATCCGCAGCAAACCAAAAGACCACGGAGCTGGTAATCAAATCGAAGGCCGTGTAGCTCAGGGGCAAAAGATGGTAGTTGTTGAAGATTTGATTTCAACTGGTGGGTCTGTTCTTGAAGCCGTAGCAGCAGCTAAACGCGAAGGAGCCGATGTGCTTGGAGTTGTAGCGATTTTCAGTTATCAGTTGCCAAAAGCTGACAAGAACTTCTCAGATGCTGGTGTCAAACTTGTGACGCTTTCTAACTACAGTGAACTAATCCACCTAGCCCAAGAAGAAGGATACATCACACCAGAAGGACTCGACCTCCTAAAACGCTTTAAAGAAGACCAAGAAAATTGGCAAAATGCCTAA
- the pyrF gene encoding orotidine-5'-phosphate decarboxylase, with protein MREHRPVIALDFPSFEAVKEFLSLFPAEESLYLKVGMELYYAEGPEVVRYLKSLGHSVFLDLKLHDIPNTVKSAMKVLSQPGVDMTNVHAAGGVEMMKAAREGLGKEAKLIAVTQLTSTSESQMQDFQNIQTSLQESVIHYAKKTAEAGLDGVVCSAQEVQLIKQATNSDFICLTPGIRPAGAAVGDQKRVMTPADAYQIGSDYIVVGRPITQAEDPVAAYHAIKNEWNQDSN; from the coding sequence ATGCGTGAACATCGTCCAGTTATTGCTCTTGATTTTCCTAGTTTTGAGGCAGTCAAGGAATTTTTATCTCTTTTCCCAGCTGAAGAAAGTCTTTATTTAAAAGTAGGGATGGAGCTTTATTATGCGGAAGGTCCAGAAGTTGTCCGTTATTTGAAGTCACTGGGGCATAGTGTCTTTTTGGACCTCAAGCTACATGATATTCCAAATACAGTTAAATCGGCTATGAAGGTCTTATCTCAGCCTGGTGTAGACATGACCAATGTTCATGCTGCTGGTGGTGTGGAGATGATGAAGGCTGCGCGTGAAGGTCTTGGAAAAGAAGCAAAATTGATTGCTGTGACCCAGCTTACATCAACGTCGGAAAGCCAGATGCAGGATTTTCAAAATATCCAAACCAGTCTTCAAGAATCGGTTATTCACTATGCCAAGAAGACAGCTGAAGCGGGCTTGGATGGTGTCGTTTGCTCGGCTCAGGAAGTGCAACTCATCAAGCAGGCCACCAATTCAGATTTTATCTGTTTGACACCGGGAATCCGTCCAGCGGGAGCTGCGGTTGGGGACCAAAAACGTGTCATGACACCTGCTGACGCCTATCAAATCGGTAGTGATTATATCGTAGTGGGACGTCCTATTACCCAAGCTGAAGATCCTGTTGCAGCTTATCATGCTATCAAGAATGAATGGAACCAAGACTCAAATTAA
- a CDS encoding cell division protein FtsQ/DivIB yields the protein MSKDKKKESNQKQELSEWQKRNQEYLKKKAEEEAALAEEKEKEKQARKEANSKLLEESKKSSSELDEEASSPSKEPSEKEEKSQKGDRKVKEEKEKKKKEKPEKSEKPAKPKIAPVHIWRAVSILVPSVLVLLLSVYLLTPLSTIKNIEVKGNSNTQADDIKQASGIQDSDYTLALLLDKETYAERIKSNHWIESAKINYQFPTNFTIEVKEFDIVGYYVSGEEHYPILSSGTVESTPVDRLNLPETYLTVTFNDEQQVKELITGLSTISEDIKSQIQKIELAPSKATADLLKITMLDTDEVLVPLSELSKKLPYYSKIKPQLSEPSVVDMEAGVYSYTIADKLIEEAEEKAKQEAKEAEKKKQEEEKKKQEEQGNQSQTSQQSQSR from the coding sequence ATGTCAAAGGATAAGAAAAAAGAATCAAACCAGAAGCAAGAATTGTCTGAATGGCAGAAACGAAACCAGGAATACCTGAAGAAGAAGGCTGAGGAAGAAGCTGCCCTAGCTGAAGAGAAGGAAAAGGAAAAACAAGCTCGTAAGGAAGCCAACTCGAAACTACTGGAGGAATCCAAGAAATCATCGAGTGAGTTAGATGAGGAAGCCTCAAGTCCAAGCAAGGAACCATCCGAAAAAGAAGAAAAATCTCAAAAGGGTGACCGGAAAGTCAAAGAGGAAAAAGAGAAGAAGAAAAAAGAAAAACCAGAGAAATCAGAAAAACCTGCCAAGCCTAAAATTGCGCCTGTTCATATTTGGCGAGCTGTGAGTATCTTGGTACCCAGTGTCCTGGTCCTTCTTCTTTCAGTCTATCTATTGACTCCACTGTCGACCATCAAAAATATCGAGGTTAAGGGAAATAGTAACACTCAGGCGGATGATATCAAACAGGCTTCTGGAATTCAAGATAGCGACTATACTTTAGCTCTATTGTTGGATAAGGAAACATACGCTGAGCGAATCAAGTCCAATCATTGGATAGAATCAGCGAAGATTAACTATCAATTTCCGACTAACTTTACGATTGAGGTCAAGGAATTCGATATTGTCGGTTATTATGTGTCTGGTGAAGAACATTATCCTATTCTGTCTAGTGGTACAGTAGAGTCAACTCCTGTTGATCGCTTAAACTTGCCTGAGACTTATCTGACAGTTACCTTTAACGATGAGCAGCAGGTGAAAGAGCTGATAACGGGATTGTCTACCATCAGTGAGGATATCAAGAGTCAAATCCAGAAAATCGAATTAGCGCCAAGCAAGGCAACAGCAGATCTTTTAAAAATTACTATGCTGGATACAGATGAGGTTTTGGTTCCCTTGTCAGAATTGAGCAAGAAATTGCCTTATTACAGCAAAATCAAGCCACAATTGTCAGAACCGAGTGTAGTCGATATGGAAGCTGGAGTATACAGCTATACTATAGCGGATAAGCTGATAGAAGAAGCAGAAGAAAAAGCCAAGCAAGAGGCCAAGGAAGCTGAGAAGAAAAAACAGGAAGAAGAAAAGAAAAAACAAGAAGAACAAGGAAATCAAAGCCAAACGAGCCAGCAATCACAGAGTCGTTAG
- a CDS encoding UDP-N-acetylglucosamine--N-acetylmuramyl-(pentapeptide) pyrophosphoryl-undecaprenol N-acetylglucosamine transferase, with protein MKKIVFTGGGTVGHVTLNLLLMPKFIEDGWEVHYIGDKHGIEHQEILKSGLNVTFHSIATGKLRRYFSWQNMLDVFKVGWGIVQSLFIMLRLRPQALFSKGGFVSVPPVIAARVSGVPVFIHESDLSMGLANKIAYKFATKMYSTFEQAAGLAKVEHVGAVTKVTGQETPEPDELVDIQTHFNPKLPTVLFVGGSAGARVFNQLVTDHKQELTERYNIINLTGDSSLNELSQNLFRVDYVTDLYQPLMEMADVVVTRGGANTIFELLAMAKLHLIVPLGREASRGDQIENAAYFVKKGYAEELQESDLTLESLEEKLSHLLSHKDQYQASMKASTELKSLADFYDLLRKDLA; from the coding sequence ATGAAAAAAATTGTCTTTACAGGTGGGGGGACGGTTGGACATGTCACCCTCAACCTTTTGTTAATGCCCAAGTTCATCGAAGACGGCTGGGAAGTTCACTATATTGGTGATAAACACGGAATCGAACACCAAGAAATCCTCAAGTCAGGTTTGAATGTGACCTTCCACTCTATTGCGACTGGGAAGTTGCGTCGCTATTTCTCTTGGCAAAATATGCTGGATGTCTTCAAAGTTGGTTGGGGAATTGTTCAATCCCTCTTTATCATGTTACGACTGCGTCCACAGGCTCTTTTTTCTAAGGGAGGATTTGTCTCTGTACCGCCGGTTATCGCAGCGCGAGTGTCAGGAGTGCCTGTCTTTATTCACGAATCGGACCTGTCTATGGGCTTGGCCAATAAAATCGCCTATAAATTTGCGACTAAGATGTATTCAACCTTTGAGCAAGCTGCTGGTCTCGCAAAAGTCGAGCATGTGGGAGCAGTGACAAAGGTAACAGGTCAAGAGACGCCAGAACCAGACGAGTTGGTGGATATCCAAACCCACTTTAATCCTAAATTGCCAACGGTATTGTTTGTTGGTGGTTCTGCAGGAGCTCGTGTATTTAACCAATTGGTGACTGATCATAAGCAAGAACTGACCGAACGCTACAATATTATCAATCTCACTGGAGATTCTAGCCTAAATGAGTTGAGTCAAAATCTCTTTCGTGTTGATTATGTGACGGATCTCTATCAACCCTTGATGGAGATGGCAGATGTGGTGGTAACGCGTGGCGGTGCTAATACGATTTTTGAACTCTTGGCCATGGCGAAACTCCATCTCATCGTACCATTGGGTCGTGAAGCAAGTCGAGGAGATCAGATTGAAAATGCAGCCTACTTTGTTAAGAAAGGCTACGCAGAAGAACTTCAAGAAAGTGACCTGACCTTGGAAAGCTTAGAGGAGAAACTCAGTCACTTGCTTAGTCACAAGGACCAATACCAAGCTAGCATGAAAGCTTCGACTGAATTGAAATCTCTTGCAGATTTTTACGATCTACTAAGAAAAGACCTAGCATAA